A section of the Methanothermobacter sp. genome encodes:
- the mtnP gene encoding S-methyl-5'-thioadenosine phosphorylase: MIGLIGGTGVYEIVEHGRIIGRESLETPYGRTPEISVFRLHDRDVAFMPRHSRGHESPPHMVNYRANIWGLKKLGVRQILATNAVGSLEESIGPGEFVVPDDFLDFTKSRPSTFYDERTVHVDMTEPYCRDLRSALVNSSDAVDGGVYVCTEGPRFETAAEIRMFQSLGGTVVGMTGIPEAVLARELEMCYASICLVSNYAASISPSKLTITEVFEVMEERREDLIETLEGAILKLPGEPTCSCQSALSGADVNENMEECP; the protein is encoded by the coding sequence ATGATAGGGCTCATCGGAGGCACAGGGGTATACGAGATAGTGGAGCATGGAAGGATAATCGGAAGGGAATCCTTGGAGACACCATACGGCAGAACACCTGAAATATCAGTTTTCAGGCTTCATGACAGGGATGTGGCATTCATGCCTAGGCACTCCCGGGGCCATGAGAGCCCACCCCACATGGTCAACTACAGGGCAAACATCTGGGGCCTGAAGAAGCTGGGTGTCAGGCAGATACTAGCAACAAACGCTGTGGGTTCCCTTGAAGAATCCATAGGGCCCGGGGAATTTGTCGTCCCGGACGACTTCCTGGACTTCACAAAAAGCAGGCCCTCAACATTCTATGATGAGAGGACAGTCCACGTGGACATGACGGAGCCCTACTGCAGGGACCTCCGCTCTGCTCTGGTGAATTCATCAGACGCCGTTGATGGAGGAGTATACGTCTGCACCGAGGGGCCGCGGTTTGAAACAGCCGCCGAGATAAGGATGTTCCAGTCACTCGGGGGCACCGTTGTTGGGATGACCGGAATCCCCGAAGCCGTGCTTGCAAGGGAACTCGAGATGTGCTATGCAAGCATATGCCTGGTCTCAAACTACGCTGCATCCATATCACCCTCAAAGCTCACCATCACAGAGGTTTTTGAGGTTATGGAAGAGAGGAGGGAGGATCTCATAGAAACGCTTGAGGGGGCAATTTTGAAGCTTCCCGGCGAGCCTACCTGTAGCTGTCAGAGTGCCCTCAGCGGCGCTGATGTTAATGAAAATATGGAGGAATGTCCTTGA
- a CDS encoding RtcB family protein: protein MDIREDLVKVRESVWEVPTSYKKGMRVPGRIFLKDEALSDLEKGAVDQVANVACLPGIQKFSIGLPDIHFGYGFSIGGVGAFSARTGVISPGGVGFDINCGVRMVRTNLDHEDVRPKIKELINTLFTNVPSGVGSKGKIRLRPGEIDEVLENGAEWAVENGYGWDQDLKFLEENGKMDDASADKVSDKAKKRGIPQLGSLGSGNHFLEVQMIDEIFDEEAAAAYGVSPGKVAVMIHSGSRGCGHQVCSDYLRLMDKAYRRYKINIPDRQLACAPVDSDEAMDYFQAMAAAANYAWANRQMIVHWVRESFESVFGMSAEDMEMEIVYDVAHNIAKREVHTVKGRDTELFVHRKGATRAFGPGRKEIPGEYRKIGQPVIIPGTMGTSSYLLHGTEVAMEETFGSTAHGAGRKMSRAGAKKTYRGEEVQRKLESEGIYVRATSMPVVAEEAPGAYKDVDLVVRTAHETGISRLVARMLPLGVAKG from the coding sequence ATGGATATAAGGGAAGATCTGGTTAAGGTGAGAGAATCCGTCTGGGAAGTTCCAACATCATACAAAAAGGGAATGAGGGTTCCTGGAAGAATATTCCTGAAGGATGAGGCCCTCAGTGACCTTGAGAAGGGGGCGGTTGATCAGGTGGCAAACGTTGCATGCCTCCCCGGGATCCAGAAGTTCTCAATTGGACTTCCAGATATACACTTCGGATACGGGTTCAGCATAGGGGGTGTGGGTGCATTCAGCGCCCGCACAGGAGTCATAAGCCCCGGGGGTGTTGGATTCGACATAAACTGTGGTGTCCGCATGGTCAGGACCAATCTGGACCATGAGGATGTGAGGCCAAAGATAAAGGAACTCATAAACACCCTCTTCACCAACGTACCATCAGGTGTTGGGAGCAAGGGAAAGATAAGGCTCAGGCCCGGTGAAATCGATGAGGTTCTTGAAAACGGGGCCGAATGGGCCGTTGAAAATGGATACGGATGGGATCAGGACCTCAAATTCCTGGAGGAGAACGGCAAAATGGATGATGCCAGTGCAGATAAGGTCAGCGATAAGGCCAAGAAGAGAGGCATACCCCAACTGGGATCCCTTGGATCAGGTAACCACTTCCTGGAGGTCCAGATGATAGATGAAATATTCGACGAGGAGGCAGCCGCCGCCTACGGTGTGAGCCCCGGCAAGGTCGCCGTTATGATACACTCAGGTTCAAGGGGATGCGGCCACCAGGTATGCTCAGACTACCTGAGGCTCATGGACAAGGCATACAGGAGGTACAAGATAAACATACCTGACAGGCAGCTTGCCTGCGCCCCGGTGGACTCTGATGAGGCCATGGATTACTTCCAGGCCATGGCAGCCGCAGCCAACTATGCCTGGGCCAACCGTCAGATGATCGTCCACTGGGTGAGGGAGTCCTTTGAAAGTGTCTTCGGGATGAGTGCAGAGGACATGGAGATGGAGATCGTCTATGACGTTGCACATAACATAGCAAAGAGGGAGGTTCACACTGTAAAGGGACGTGATACAGAGCTCTTCGTCCACCGTAAGGGAGCCACAAGGGCCTTTGGGCCAGGCAGAAAGGAGATTCCCGGCGAATACAGAAAGATCGGTCAGCCAGTCATAATTCCAGGTACCATGGGGACATCATCGTATCTACTCCATGGAACAGAAGTTGCAATGGAGGAAACCTTCGGTTCGACCGCCCACGGGGCAGGAAGAAAGATGAGCCGGGCCGGTGCAAAGAAAACCTACCGTGGAGAGGAGGTTCAGAGGAAACTTGAAAGTGAGGGCATCTATGTGAGGGCAACATCCATGCCAGTGGTTGCAGAGGAGGCCCCCGGTGCCTACAAGGATGTTGACCTGGTGGTCAGGACAGCCCATGAGACCGGCATATCCAGGCTTGTTGCAAGGATGCTTCCACTGGGAGTTGCAAAGGGATAG
- a CDS encoding flavodoxin family protein, whose protein sequence is MSLKVLMISASPRKKSNTMMVLEHCRDAVESRGVECEIVSLRGMNIESCRACLSCAKKHRCKIDDGLNGIIDRIREADGFIVATPVYFGTARGDLMSALQRIGMVSRVSDGFLSWKVGGPIAVARRGGHTATIQELLMFYFINDMIVPGSTYWNMVFGWAPGEVEDDDEGIETIRRFGENVAELIKRIHSGE, encoded by the coding sequence ATGTCCTTGAAGGTTTTAATGATATCTGCAAGTCCAAGGAAGAAAAGTAACACCATGATGGTCCTTGAGCACTGCAGGGATGCGGTGGAGAGTCGTGGTGTTGAATGTGAGATAGTATCCCTCCGGGGGATGAATATAGAGTCCTGCCGGGCCTGCCTCAGCTGTGCAAAGAAGCACCGCTGCAAGATCGACGATGGCCTCAACGGGATAATTGACAGGATAAGGGAGGCCGATGGGTTTATAGTTGCAACCCCTGTCTACTTTGGCACAGCCAGGGGTGACCTCATGTCAGCCCTGCAGCGTATCGGAATGGTTTCAAGGGTATCAGACGGCTTCCTGAGCTGGAAGGTTGGGGGCCCCATCGCAGTTGCAAGGAGGGGAGGCCACACAGCAACGATACAGGAACTCCTCATGTTCTACTTCATAAATGACATGATAGTCCCCGGTTCAACCTACTGGAACATGGTATTTGGATGGGCCCCAGGCGAGGTTGAGGATGATGATGAGGGAATCGAAACCATAAGGCGCTTCGGGGAAAACGTGGCCGAACTCATAAAGAGGATTCACAGCGGGGAGTAA
- a CDS encoding archease — MKRFEFFDVTADAGYWAYGRTPEEVFENAALAMFEIMTDTSLVKAEESRRVEIKSEDMVSLLYDWLDELLFIHDTEFILFSKFKVKITEDDDGLRLSGKASGEVIKDHHERRDEVKAVTFHMMDILEENGLMKARVILDL; from the coding sequence ATGAAAAGGTTTGAATTCTTTGATGTTACTGCAGATGCAGGATACTGGGCCTATGGCCGTACACCCGAGGAGGTGTTTGAAAATGCCGCCCTTGCAATGTTCGAGATAATGACAGACACATCACTTGTCAAAGCAGAGGAAAGCAGGAGGGTGGAAATAAAATCCGAGGATATGGTTTCGCTACTCTATGACTGGCTTGATGAACTCCTCTTTATACATGACACTGAATTTATTTTATTCAGTAAGTTCAAAGTTAAGATAACTGAAGATGATGATGGTCTGCGGCTCAGTGGTAAAGCCTCAGGAGAGGTGATCAAGGACCACCATGAGAGGCGTGATGAGGTTAAGGCCGTGACCTTTCACATGATGGATATCCTTGAAGAGAATGGCTTGATGAAGGCAAGAGTTATTCTGGACCTGTGA
- a CDS encoding NifB/NifX family molybdenum-iron cluster-binding protein — protein sequence MRVAVASSSGEEVDLHFGRASKLLIYDYSDGKMEFVEERTVDISEGDKHQWRKVLDSIMDCDVVIAVQVGLKGKMGIDDAGLKFVADEGPVGEVLERWVRHFEFMNSPI from the coding sequence ATGAGGGTAGCAGTCGCCTCCTCCAGCGGGGAGGAGGTGGACCTCCACTTTGGAAGGGCATCAAAACTTTTAATATATGATTACAGTGATGGAAAAATGGAATTCGTGGAGGAGAGAACGGTTGATATCTCTGAAGGTGATAAGCATCAGTGGAGAAAGGTTCTCGATTCCATAATGGACTGTGATGTTGTAATAGCGGTCCAGGTGGGCTTGAAAGGGAAGATGGGAATCGATGATGCTGGTTTGAAATTTGTGGCCGATGAGGGGCCGGTTGGTGAGGTCCTGGAAAGGTGGGTGAGGCACTTTGAATTCATGAACTCCCCCATATGA